GGGGATTCGGGTTTCCGGCGAGCGGATTGGTGGCGATCACGTTTCCGCGGCTGGTGTCGAGCACCTTGGCGAGGGCGGCGACGGTGCCGCCGATGTCGCTGAGATTCTGCGGCAGGATCATCGTGTTGGTCTCCTTCGCGAGGTTGCCGAATTGCGTCACGTACTGCTCCGCGATGCGGAGGTTCACGGCGTCCTTGCCGCCGGGCTCCTGGATGGCGTGGGCGATGCGGACGATTCCCTCGGCGGTGGCATTTGCCAGCAGCTCGATCTCGCGGGCCTTGCCCTCGGCCTCGTTGATCTGGCTGAGCTTCTTCGCCTCGGATTGCTTGATGACTTCCTGCTTCTGGCCTTCGGCCACGTTGATCTGCGCCTCGCGCTGACCTTCGGAAAGGGCGATCTGCGCACGGCGTTCGCGCTCGGCACGCATCTGCTTCTCCAGCGCGTCCTGCACGGACTGCGGCGGCTTGATGTTCGCGATCTCGTAGCGCGTGATTTTCAGGCCCCACGGCTCGGACGCCTTGTCGAGCGCCTGGATCACCGCAGCATTGATCGTGTCGCGCTCCTCGAAGGTCTTGTCGAGTTCCAGCTTGCCGATCTCCGATCGCAGCGTCGTCTGGGCGAGCTGGCTCGCGGCGTAGTAGTAGTTCTCGATGCCGTAGGATGCGAGCTTCGCATCCAGCACCTGCATGTAGAGCAGGCCGTCGATCTCGATGGCGATGTTGTCCTTCGTGATACAAAACTGCGGCGGCACATCCATCGCCACTTCCTTCAGCGAGTGCTTGTAGGCCACGCGGTCGATGATCGGCACGGTGATGTGAAAGCCCGCCTCGAGCGTCTTGTGATACTTGCCGAGCCTCTCGACCACGTAGGCCTGGCGCTGGGGAACGATGCGGGCGGTTTTCAGCAGCGCGACCACGATCAGTGCGACCAGGCCGAGGGTGAAGATCAGTCCGAAGTTGCCGCTGTTCACGGCGAGGAGGTTGAGGGCCAGTTGGGTATTCATGAGCGGATGGGGAAAAGTCGTGGTGTCAGAAGCGGGGGCGGACGTGGAAGGTGAGGCCTTCGCGGCGCTCGATGATGACGGTCTCTCCGGTGGCGACGGGAGCTTCGGAGCGGGCTTTCCAATTCGAGCCCTTGATCTCGATGAGACCGTCTTCGCCGCGGCCCGGGAGATGGGCGATCACACGTGCCTCTCGACCGGTGAAGTCGTCATCGGCCATGCCGCCGCCATTCGCCGAGTGACCCACGAACCACTTCTTCACGAAGCGGCGCAGGGTGAAAAGCAGCAACAGGGAGGTGATCGCGAAGGTCGCCGCCTGCGAGCCCAGCCCCGGCGTCAGACCCAGCCAGGTGGTCACCGAGGTGGCAATCGCGCCTGCGCCGAAGAACACCATCACTACTCCAGGCGCGAAAAATTCCGCGAGGATCAATAGGACACCGGCGATCAGCCAGACGATTTCCGGATCTATGGGCATGAGGGTTGGTCAGGGGTTTCGGCAGCTTTCTAACACGGGACCTGCCCGCGCCGAATTACAATCTGGCCGGAATGCTCCACCGTCCAGAGGGGAAAACGGGCGCGTGCAATGGGGTCTTGGCGCTGCGCCCATCTTCTCCCACGCTCCGCGCGTGACCACTTGGCAAACCGCCTGCTCGATCCTTGAAAGCTGCCTCGCCCGCGGCGTCCGTGAATTCGTCGTCTGCGCCGGAGCGCGGAATGCGGCGTTGGTGGAGGTGTTGGCGCGGGCCGAGGCGGCGGGGCTGGCGCGCGTGTGGCGGCATTTCGAGGAAAGGAGCGCGGGGTTTTTCGCGCTCGGGCGCACCATGGCCACGGGCGAGGCCTGCGCGGTGGTCACCACCAGCGGCACGGCGGTCGCTGAGCTGCTGCCCGCGGTGATCGAGGCGTATTACCAGGGCCGGCCGCTGCTCGCGCTCACGGCGGACCGTCCGGAGCGCTTCCGCGGCACCGGGGCACCGCAGGCGATTTCCCAGCCGGGTATCTTTGGCGAGCATGCGGGGAGTGGCGATGTGACCGAGTGGAACCACCGCGGTCCGTGGCACTGGAATGTGGAGCTGGAGGAGGACTTCCAGCCCGGCGAATGGACGCCGCCGCAGCCGGTCGAGAATTTCCGCCCGCCGCTGCCGAATTACTCTGTCGCCGTTCTCGCCCGCTGGCTGCGCGAGGATCTCTACCGCGGGCTCGTGGTGATGATCGGCGATCTGGAGCCGGAGGATCACGAGACCGTTTTCCACTTCTGCCTGGACCTCGGCGCGCCCGTCGCGGTGGAGGCCACCAGCGGCTTGCGCGAGGCGCTCGGCCAGCTCGCCCTGCCGGATCCGGACCGCATGCTGAAGGATCGCCCACCGGGGAAGATCCTGCGCCTCGGCGGCGTGCCGAGCGGGCGCTTCTGGCGGGACCTGGAGGACCTGCCTGACACGGAGATTTGGAACATCACGCGCACCGGCTTCCCGGGACTTGCGCGGAAGTGCGATACCATCACCTCGCCCGTGGGCCGTGTGATCCAGGGCCTCGGCGACGTGGAAAATGCGGGCGACGCGCTCGACTACTTCCATCGTACTTCGCGCCGCGCCGGGGAGATCGATGACCTGCTGGAAGCCTATCCGGACAGCGAGCCGGGCCTGCTGCGCGTGCTGTCTTCCTACGCCTCCACGGGCTCGTCGCTGTATCTCGGGAACAGCATGCCCATCCGCGAGTGGAATCTCTTTGCCCAGCGCGACAAGCCCGTCACGGACGTGCGGGCGAACCGGGGTGCGAACGGTATCGATGGCCAGCTTTCCACCTGGCTGGGCTGGACGGCGGACGTCGAGGACTCGTGGTGCCTCGTGGGGGACCTGACCGCGCTCTACGACCTCGCCGCGCCGGCATGGCTTGGCCAGATCGAGACAAAGGGCCGTGTCTTCGTGGTGGTGAACAACGGCGGCGGCCAGATCTTCTCCCGCCTGCCGCGTCTCGATGCGATGAGCGACCGGGCGAAGGACCTCATGCTGAATCCCCACGACGTGCGCCTCGATGGCTGGGCCGCGATGTGGGGCATGCGCTACCTGAAGATCACGAATGAAGACGGCTTCGACGCGCTGGAGCCGGGCGACGTTTCATTGCTCGTCGAGGTCATCCCGGATGCGGGCGAGACAAAGGAATTCTGGAAGGCGTGGGATGCCAGGTAGCAGGCGCTACATCACCTCGCTGACGAAGAGCGCGGGCTCCTCCAGCGAGTCGCCCATGCGCAGGCCGAGCAGCTTTTGGTAAAGCGCGCTCGCCGGGGTGAGCAGGGTGATTTCGCGCCCCTCCCACTCCAGCGTCACGCCGCCCGCGGCGGGGACGAGCAGGAACCACTGGCTCTCGTCATCGAGATCCACCTCGACCAGCGCGCCCGCATCGATGGGGTCCTCGGTGCCGAATTCCGCGAGCTGCAGCGTCTCGAAGGCGGTCACGTCGCGCGCCATGTCCTCCACCTGCTTCGCCTGTCCGGCGGCCAGGTAGGAGGCCTCCAGACTACGGGTATCGTACTTGCTCTCCGCCTTGCTGCCGGGGTCGGTCGCGGCGGCATGGCTGTCGCGTGCGGCCTGCGTCAGGCGTTCGAAGCGTGAGCGGAGTTCGTTGCGGATGGCGTCGAGGAGTCGGTCTTTCATCGGCGGGCGTGCAGCCTTGCGCGGACCGGGCCGCGAGGCAAGATCGCGGCATGTTGACCGTGTATGCCTACCAGAACTGTGACACCTGCCGGAAGGCGCTGAAGTGGCTGAAGGCGGAGGGCATCTCGCACGAGGTGAAGGCGATCCGCGAGACGCCGCCGGCTCCTGCCGAGCTGCACGCTGCCATCAAGGCCCTCGGCGGCGAACTCCGCCCGCTCTTCAATACTGCCGGTGGCGACTACCGCGAGCTGGGCATGAAGGACAAGCTGCCCACCATGACCGCGGATGAAGCCGTCGCGCTGCTCTCGAAGAATGGCAATCTCGTGAAGCGGCCCTTCGTCATCGGCGAGGGCGTGGTGCTCACCGGCTTCAAGGAAGACGAGTGGCGGAAGGCGCTGAAGTAGGGCGCGCGGGTCACGGCTCGAGCTTCTCCCCGTCCTTCTCCAGCACGGGATTTCCGCGGACCAGACGGTTGCGCTCGAAGGAGATCTTGTCCGCCCCGGTGAAGTAGTCGGTGCTCACCCACTGGGCCCCGCTCGCGAAGGCCTTGTCGCGCATCTTGTCGGAGGGCTTGTTCACGTTCGCGCGCGTGCGGACGAGGAAGCCCGCCTTGACGAGGCGCTGGATCTTGTCGAACTCGCGCACGGGGTCGTTGCACTTGAACCACCCAGCGGCGGGATGGTCCTCCTCCGGAGCGCTGGCGAAGATCAGGCGGCCTTCGAGCGATGGATTTTCCTCCAGGTAGCGCTTGCGGATCACGTCGGTGTTATCGAGGCAGAAGATGAATTTCCCGCGCAGGCTGTCCACCTCGGGCCAGCCGCTTTTCATCACCGCCTCGCGTAGCGTGGCGCTGGTGCCGCGCACGTCGTCCGGGCGCAGGATGCGGCTGGCGGGGATCACCGAGAGGATCTCCTTTTCGAGGCCGAGCAGGCGCTCGCGGGTGAAGGTCTCCGGCTTCGTCGGCAGCGGCGGTTGCGGCTGGTCCTTGCACTCCAGCAGGATCATCACGGGCAGGTGGCGCGGGTGCTTGTCCGACCACGCGAGCATCTCCGCCAGCCCGCCGGTCAGCAGCGGGGTATTGCTCCAGCAGTCCACGTCGGGCACGTGCAGCACCTTCGTGCCGGGCTTCTTCCACAGGCCGTCCGGGTCGTGCGGCGGCAGCTTCGTATTGCGCAGCTTGGCGAGCTTCAGGCCCAGGGGATCGGCGAAGAGGCCGCCCTTTTCATCGAGGAAGATATCGAGCTCGAATTGGCGGATGCCGAGGTCGAGCTGCTTTGCCAAGGGCGGGTGAGAGTAGTTCCACGCCTCGGCGTTCTTGTTGAAGGTCTTCAGCGTGCCGAGCAGTGCCGGGGGAGGAGCGAGGTGGTAGGAATTGTGGCTGCCCAGCGCCTGGATCTCATTCAGCCGTGGCGAGGCCATGGCGAGGGTGGGGAGCAGGCAGGCGAGGAGGCTGAGACGCATGACGCTCCGACTAGCGCGTGGAGGCGGGTGCGGCTAGGTGAAACGGGTCCGGTGACGGTTTCGTGAGGCATGACGAAATTTTGCATGCAAAAATTAGCCGATGTCTTGTCGTATCAACTCCCGCTTCCCATGCTTTCCCGGATGAAACCCTCCTTCCCGCTGCTCGCCGTGCTGTCGCTTTCGCTGGCGGGCCCGTCGGCTGCGGCGTCGCCATTCTTCGATCCCGCGGTGCCGGTCCACGCCACGCCGGTGAATGCCGGATCGGCCGGGGTGATCGCGCGCGGCCTGCTGGTCCGCACCGGCGGGGATGGCTGGGTGGTCTTTGACCAGGACCTGCTGCGGCCCGCGCTGTGGTTCCACGCGCCGGAGGGAAAGCCGCCGGTCTCGCTCGCGATGATGTCCCAGGCCTCGTGGGAAAAGGCGACGCAGAAGGGCGGGGTGAAGCCGCCGGTGCCTGCCGCACCCGGGCTGGCGATGACGCCGGAGCTGCCGGGTGTCGCGGGGAATGCCGATGATCTCCTGAAGGATCCGCGTCCCACTTACGGCAACGATCCCGGCCGGGGCGGGCTGGAAGGCACGGGCCGCCGCTTCCTCGGCTACCACCTCGCGGGAGATGCCGGGGTGCTTTCCTACCAGTGCGGCGGGTTGGTGGTGCGCGAGTGGTACGATGGGAATAGTAGCAATCTCAGCCGCCATCTCTCGGTCGCGGCGGGTGGGGAAATGCTCTTTCTGGTGGCGGCGGGTGATTTCGAGGTGAAGGGTGCGACCGCCACCTCGCCCGCGCTCCAGGTCTCCGGCAATCACCCCGGCCTGAAGCTGGAGGCGCGCGAAGGCCACCTTTTCGCCCGGCTCGCGGCATCGAAAGGGGACAGGCGCGTGACGCTGAACTACGGGAAAGATCGTACCAGCTCCACGAGTCCGACGCCCGCTCCACCGGCAGCCTACGCGCCGCGCTGGAAGCAGGGCATCGACACGCGCATCACGGAGGCCACCCGCAGCGGACCAGGCTGGGCGCTGGACCGGATCGCACTGCCGGAGGGGAATCCGTGGAAGCGCCGCGTGCGCCCGGCGGACATCGTTTTCCTGTCCCCGGAGAAGGCCGCGGTGGTCACCTTCGAGGGGGATGTCTGGCGGTTGGATCTCGGCGGGGCGCGGGTCCGCTGGACACGCATTGCCGCCGGGTTATGCGAACCGCTTTCGATCGAGCAGGTGAAGGGCGTCGTGCAGGTCCACACCCGCAACGGCCTCGTCCGCCTGCGCGACCTGAACGGCGACGGCGAGACGGACTTCTACGAGAATCATAGTAGCTTGCTCGTCCAGACCGCGGGCCTGCGCGGCTACCCGCTCGACATGGAGGTGGACGCGGAGGGGAACACGTGGTGCTCCACCGGCGGCATCGTCACCGATGACAAGACGCTCACGAACAGACCCGCGCCGGGACCCCACACCGGGGCAATCCTCAAGATCTCGGCGGACGGGACGAAGATCGACGTGATCGGGAAACACGCGCGCGAGCCATTCTTCGGCCGGGATCCTGTGACGGGCCACCTCGCGATGTCCGAGCAGCAGGGGCATTGGCAGCCATCCTCCGCCAGCTACCCGGTGCCGGAGGGCGCGTCCTTCGGTTTCGGCTACGCGGATGATTCGAAGATCACGCCGCCCGCGGTGTGGATCCCGCACGATCAGGACACGTCATCCTCCTCGCCGATGTGGCTGCGCGGCACCGCCTTCAAGGGCTGGGAGGGCGGACTACTACAACTCTCGTACGGAACGGGCAGGCTCTTCCTCGTGCGCCATGGCGAGGGCTGGCCGGCACGCGAGGGGGCCGTCATCCCGCTGGGGATCGAGACCGGCATCCCCGTGCTCCACGCCCGCACTCATCCGGTGGATGGCTCCATCTGGCTCGCCGGTTTCCGCATCTATGACTCGCGCGCGCCGGAGCTGGAGGCACTGGCACGGCTGCGCCCCACGGGCGAACCGCTGGCGGCCCCGGTGGATGCGCGAGTGGTGAAGGAAGGCGTGGTGATTTCCTTCGATGCCCCGCTCGATCCCGCCTCCGTGACGCCGGACGCCGTGCAGGCAAAGGAGTGGCAATACAGGCGCAGCGGCGGCTACGGCTCGCCACGCTTCAAGCGCGACGGCACGCAGGGCGTCGATCCTGTCCCGACCGGCGGCACCTTCCTCTCGAAGGATGGCAAAAGCGCCTTCATCCACATCCCGGAGCTGAAGCCGACGATGCAGCTCGAAGTCAGCCACCGCTTTCACCTGAAGGGCGGGAAGGATGACGCTCGCTCGGTTTTCTTCACCGTGGCCGCGCCTTCGCCTGCGGTGTGGGACGCGCTGGGATTTGACACGCCGAGGCTGGATGCGGCCGCGGCGAGCGTGCATGGCGGCGCGGCCGCGAATGCCACGCCGACCGTGGAGTTGGGCAAGGATCTCTCCACCCGCTACGGGTGCATCGCCTGCCACTCGCTCGATGGCACGAAGGAAGGCCACAGCGGTCCCTCGTGGAAGGGCCTCTACGGCTCGGAGCGCCGCCTGACCCAAGGGCCTCCGCGCAAGGCGGACGATGCCTATCTCATCGAGTC
The sequence above is drawn from the Luteolibacter flavescens genome and encodes:
- a CDS encoding NfeD family protein, translating into MPIDPEIVWLIAGVLLILAEFFAPGVVMVFFGAGAIATSVTTWLGLTPGLGSQAATFAITSLLLLFTLRRFVKKWFVGHSANGGGMADDDFTGREARVIAHLPGRGEDGLIEIKGSNWKARSEAPVATGETVIIERREGLTFHVRPRF
- a CDS encoding c-type cytochrome, whose product is MKPSFPLLAVLSLSLAGPSAAASPFFDPAVPVHATPVNAGSAGVIARGLLVRTGGDGWVVFDQDLLRPALWFHAPEGKPPVSLAMMSQASWEKATQKGGVKPPVPAAPGLAMTPELPGVAGNADDLLKDPRPTYGNDPGRGGLEGTGRRFLGYHLAGDAGVLSYQCGGLVVREWYDGNSSNLSRHLSVAAGGEMLFLVAAGDFEVKGATATSPALQVSGNHPGLKLEAREGHLFARLAASKGDRRVTLNYGKDRTSSTSPTPAPPAAYAPRWKQGIDTRITEATRSGPGWALDRIALPEGNPWKRRVRPADIVFLSPEKAAVVTFEGDVWRLDLGGARVRWTRIAAGLCEPLSIEQVKGVVQVHTRNGLVRLRDLNGDGETDFYENHSSLLVQTAGLRGYPLDMEVDAEGNTWCSTGGIVTDDKTLTNRPAPGPHTGAILKISADGTKIDVIGKHAREPFFGRDPVTGHLAMSEQQGHWQPSSASYPVPEGASFGFGYADDSKITPPAVWIPHDQDTSSSSPMWLRGTAFKGWEGGLLQLSYGTGRLFLVRHGEGWPAREGAVIPLGIETGIPVLHARTHPVDGSIWLAGFRIYDSRAPELEALARLRPTGEPLAAPVDARVVKEGVVISFDAPLDPASVTPDAVQAKEWQYRRSGGYGSPRFKRDGTQGVDPVPTGGTFLSKDGKSAFIHIPELKPTMQLEVSHRFHLKGGKDDARSVFFTVAAPSPAVWDALGFDTPRLDAAAASVHGGAAANATPTVELGKDLSTRYGCIACHSLDGTKEGHSGPSWKGLYGSERRLTQGPPRKADDAYLIESMVDPGKAIVEGYALGMGSYAGVLSDAEMQSIVLFIKSLE
- a CDS encoding phosphatidylinositol-specific phospholipase C1-like protein, with product MRLSLLACLLPTLAMASPRLNEIQALGSHNSYHLAPPPALLGTLKTFNKNAEAWNYSHPPLAKQLDLGIRQFELDIFLDEKGGLFADPLGLKLAKLRNTKLPPHDPDGLWKKPGTKVLHVPDVDCWSNTPLLTGGLAEMLAWSDKHPRHLPVMILLECKDQPQPPLPTKPETFTRERLLGLEKEILSVIPASRILRPDDVRGTSATLREAVMKSGWPEVDSLRGKFIFCLDNTDVIRKRYLEENPSLEGRLIFASAPEEDHPAAGWFKCNDPVREFDKIQRLVKAGFLVRTRANVNKPSDKMRDKAFASGAQWVSTDYFTGADKISFERNRLVRGNPVLEKDGEKLEP
- a CDS encoding thiamine pyrophosphate-binding protein, encoding MTTWQTACSILESCLARGVREFVVCAGARNAALVEVLARAEAAGLARVWRHFEERSAGFFALGRTMATGEACAVVTTSGTAVAELLPAVIEAYYQGRPLLALTADRPERFRGTGAPQAISQPGIFGEHAGSGDVTEWNHRGPWHWNVELEEDFQPGEWTPPQPVENFRPPLPNYSVAVLARWLREDLYRGLVVMIGDLEPEDHETVFHFCLDLGAPVAVEATSGLREALGQLALPDPDRMLKDRPPGKILRLGGVPSGRFWRDLEDLPDTEIWNITRTGFPGLARKCDTITSPVGRVIQGLGDVENAGDALDYFHRTSRRAGEIDDLLEAYPDSEPGLLRVLSSYASTGSSLYLGNSMPIREWNLFAQRDKPVTDVRANRGANGIDGQLSTWLGWTADVEDSWCLVGDLTALYDLAAPAWLGQIETKGRVFVVVNNGGGQIFSRLPRLDAMSDRAKDLMLNPHDVRLDGWAAMWGMRYLKITNEDGFDALEPGDVSLLVEVIPDAGETKEFWKAWDAR
- a CDS encoding SPFH domain-containing protein: MNTQLALNLLAVNSGNFGLIFTLGLVALIVVALLKTARIVPQRQAYVVERLGKYHKTLEAGFHITVPIIDRVAYKHSLKEVAMDVPPQFCITKDNIAIEIDGLLYMQVLDAKLASYGIENYYYAASQLAQTTLRSEIGKLELDKTFEERDTINAAVIQALDKASEPWGLKITRYEIANIKPPQSVQDALEKQMRAERERRAQIALSEGQREAQINVAEGQKQEVIKQSEAKKLSQINEAEGKAREIELLANATAEGIVRIAHAIQEPGGKDAVNLRIAEQYVTQFGNLAKETNTMILPQNLSDIGGTVAALAKVLDTSRGNVIATNPLAGNPNPPPLR
- a CDS encoding arsenate reductase family protein gives rise to the protein MLTVYAYQNCDTCRKALKWLKAEGISHEVKAIRETPPAPAELHAAIKALGGELRPLFNTAGGDYRELGMKDKLPTMTADEAVALLSKNGNLVKRPFVIGEGVVLTGFKEDEWRKALK